The following proteins are encoded in a genomic region of Gloeomargarita sp. SKYB120:
- a CDS encoding glutamate-5-semialdehyde dehydrogenase yields the protein MVTPELLQIAQQARQAAQRLATLDTAAKNQALAAVIQSLEAHQAAILQANQADMERSQQAGLPAALLQRLKLSADKLASNIKGVQDVMHLPDPVGQRQLHRELDEGLILERVTCPLGVLGVVFEARPEAVIQISALALKSGNAVILKGGQEATESCQVLVQAIQEGLQQTQVPPTAVQLLTTRAEIQQLLELDEYVNLLIPRGSNAFVRYIQEHSRIPVLGHAEGICHLYVDRQVDIPQAIALAVDSKTQYPAACNAIETLLVHRDIAPAFLPPCAEALTAKGVKLRGDAATQQIIPVAPATEEDWRTEYLDLILAIRVVDSLEEAIAHINTYGSGHTEAIATTDPQAAAQFMAQVDAAGVYHNCSTRFADGFRYGFGAEVGISTQRLPPRGPVGLEGLVTYKYRLWGQGHVVATYSGPQAKSFTHRDLPL from the coding sequence ATGGTGACGCCCGAGTTACTCCAGATTGCCCAGCAGGCCCGCCAGGCAGCGCAGCGGTTGGCGACCTTGGATACGGCGGCTAAAAATCAGGCTTTAGCGGCGGTCATTCAATCCCTGGAGGCCCACCAAGCCGCCATCCTCCAGGCCAACCAGGCGGATATGGAGCGCTCCCAACAAGCAGGGTTGCCGGCGGCTCTGCTCCAGCGGCTGAAACTGTCTGCTGACAAGTTGGCCAGCAATATCAAGGGTGTGCAGGATGTGATGCACCTGCCAGACCCCGTCGGTCAACGGCAATTGCACCGGGAGTTGGATGAAGGGTTGATTCTGGAACGGGTGACGTGCCCGCTGGGTGTGCTGGGTGTGGTGTTTGAAGCGCGGCCTGAAGCAGTGATCCAGATTTCGGCGCTGGCCCTCAAGTCGGGAAATGCGGTGATTCTCAAGGGCGGGCAAGAAGCGACTGAATCTTGTCAGGTATTGGTGCAGGCGATTCAGGAGGGGTTACAACAAACTCAGGTGCCCCCCACGGCGGTTCAACTGCTCACCACACGCGCTGAAATTCAACAACTTCTCGAACTCGATGAATACGTCAACCTACTGATCCCGCGCGGGTCGAACGCCTTTGTGCGCTACATCCAGGAGCACTCCCGGATTCCTGTGCTGGGCCATGCGGAGGGGATTTGCCACTTGTACGTGGACCGGCAGGTGGATATTCCCCAGGCAATCGCGCTGGCGGTGGACAGCAAAACCCAATATCCCGCTGCCTGCAACGCGATTGAAACCCTGCTGGTGCATCGGGACATTGCGCCGGCGTTTTTACCTCCCTGCGCCGAAGCGTTGACGGCCAAGGGCGTGAAACTGCGAGGAGATGCCGCTACGCAACAGATCATCCCGGTTGCCCCCGCGACGGAAGAGGACTGGCGCACCGAGTACCTGGATTTGATCCTGGCGATTCGGGTGGTGGATTCGCTGGAGGAGGCGATTGCCCATATCAATACCTACGGGTCAGGGCACACGGAGGCGATTGCCACGACCGACCCGCAAGCGGCGGCCCAATTTATGGCCCAGGTGGATGCGGCAGGCGTCTATCACAACTGCTCAACCCGGTTTGCCGATGGATTTCGCTACGGGTTTGGGGCGGAAGTCGGCATTAGCACCCAGCGGTTGCCGCCTCGGGGACCTGTGGGTTTAGAGGGGCTGGTGACCTACAAGTACCGGCTCTGGGGTCAGGGACACGTGGTAGCCACCTACAGCGGCCCCCAGGCGAAATCCTTTACTCACCGAGATTTGCCCCTTTAG